A window from Gemmatimonadaceae bacterium encodes these proteins:
- a CDS encoding PadR family transcriptional regulator, with protein sequence MDSKAELLQGTLDLLILKTLALGPLHGWGVSKRIRQLSSEVLQIGQGSLYPALYRLEDRGWIEAEWGVSPEGRKAKFYRLTADGRRQLNSETESWRVFSLAVNHILRAT encoded by the coding sequence ATGGACTCCAAAGCTGAGCTCCTTCAAGGCACGCTCGATCTCCTCATCCTGAAGACGCTCGCGCTCGGGCCACTGCACGGATGGGGCGTTTCCAAGCGCATCCGGCAGCTCTCCTCCGAGGTGCTCCAAATCGGGCAGGGCTCGCTCTATCCGGCTTTGTACCGACTCGAGGACCGTGGTTGGATCGAGGCCGAGTGGGGCGTTTCACCCGAGGGCCGGAAGGCGAAGTTCTACCGCCTTACCGCCGACGGACGGCGTCAACTCAATTCCGAGACCGAGAGCTGGCGCGTCTTCTCGCTCGCCGTGAATCACATCCTCCGAGCCACCTAA